The stretch of DNA AGTGACTGCTTGGATGGTGCTGTCGTCTAACTGGTCCCTCAGCATAGgagattttgtttttcggcCTTGGCgtttaattatgtttataaGCCTTCTACCCGGACTAATTGGGGGATTGCTACTATTACGCTATCCGGAAAGCCCGAAGCTTTTACTATCGCAAAATAAGATCGATGAGGCAATACAAGCTGTGGCGTGGATTTGTAAATTTAATCGAGGCAAATCTCTAAAGGACTTGCTAAGTTGTGACGAATTTATGCTAAAACCAGAAGCTGGATCTGTCGAGAACTCGATGGATAATAGCCACAGATTTATTTTATCAAAAATTGCACGTGCAACCGTTCCCCTCTTTTATAAGCCCCATGGATTCTACTTTGTAATTAGCAATTTGGCAGTGTTTGGGATGTTTTTCAGGTAAAGTGAAAATATAGTAATACAAATATCAAGCATCCATCTAGTCTTCATCAATTAATTGaagataaatattaaaaaaacatcTTCGTTAATTCTTGAAAATGAATGGTACATGTCCTTTATTAGACGAATTTATTAcgtattgtatttaattacaGCTCAAATGGTATGCAGTTCTGGTTTCCAGAAATCGTAAATCGGTCATCTGCTTCTCTCAATGACACATCTACCGTTTGCCAAATATTAATGGAGTACGAAACAAAGGCAGAAAATTCAACACTGGTAAATACATAATTTTTCCCCAGGAAGTAATGGATAAGCTTTCTCTTAATCTTCATATTTTAGGCCTGCTCAGATCACATATCAAGCAAAACATACATAGACAATGTAATTGTTGGAGTCGCctttttaattggattttctATTCAAGGCACTCTAATTAACCCCTTAGGTCGGAAAAACGTTCTGATGGCTGCGCTCATTATTGCGACGTTTTCCGGTATCTGTCTTCATTTTTTTGGAAACCGAACGGCAGtacttgttttattttgccttTATATACTTCTTCCGGGGCTTTCGATTTCCATCATGCTCGGTGCAATAGTTGATCTGGTTCCAACTCACCTAAGGTAACCCAATCTTGGATTTAATAATCCACACAGTATTTTGATctattttaaacattttaggGGAAAAGCTGTAAGCTTTTGCATGTCCTTGGGGCGACTTGGAATCATCGCAGCTACAAACTTAATGGGATTTATGTTACAGCCATACTGTAATACAACATTCGCAATCTGCAATTTTATTCTCTTtggtaatttatttaataatgaCTAAGATTCAAATATTAACaagttattttttttagtgtGTGTCGTACTTGTTTATATCATACCAATCCAGACGTCTACATAGTACCATTGTACCAACTGATTAAACTTACCTACTTATAATTATTACATTCTtattacatacacacatacattatGGAAATGTTACGTTTTGAAAAGTTGAAATACACTAAGAATTTTGTGACTAACATCTTCCTATATTGGAATTACTGAGTGTGTAGATGCGTGCTTGGTCTCCCTGTAGCCAAACTTCCCTTCACCTAGCCTCCCATTCTCTGCCAACAAGTTCCTCGATACACAAGGCTTCTCGAAGTTCGCAATAGCTTGATACCTCTCTCGCAATACGGATCGAAATCTCCACTCCCTCTCGGGTCGCTGGCGGTAGCCTCGGCACGAGTTCCCATAAGGAGCGCCCCGCTTTATAATGACCATAAATACTTATTGTCTGTGGAAGGATCTTGCCAAGAGATGCCTTGCCTTCCTAAGAATAGTACAtttaaaacaaactaaaatttgtttatctttatttaaatagtttttgaaatcaaaatgacatttatgtatgtaattacTCAAAAACTATTCTTCTTCGTCATCTTCCTCGTCATAGCTCTCACCGCCTGAAGGAGCGACAGCCTCATCAATAGTAGCGCTCAATTCTATGGTTGGTTCCTGATCTTCTATCGGTGTGGTTGGTTCTTCAATAAGTGGTTCATTGGTTTCCCCCTCAACTTTTTGAATTGCTTGAAGCTCCAGAGCTGCGATTTCAGCTTCTTGGCGAGCTATTTCAGCCagctctgctgcctgccgagCCAGATCACCCTCGCTTTCCTCTTCAGCttgcttttcaatttctgCTAAGCGATTGAGTTCTTGCTCTCGAGAACGCTGCTCTTCCTCCAGCAGTGCTTCTTTGGCTAAcctctcctcctctgccttAAGTGCAGCTTCTTCAATCAAACGAGATTCTTCCGCAGCGGCTTCTTCTGCAGCTTGTTGAGCGGCTTCTTCCGCAGCCTTTTGGGCGGCCTCTTCCGCGGCCTTTTGGGCGGCCTCTTCCGCGGCCTTTTGGGCGGCTTCTTCCGCAGCCTTTTGGGCGGCCTCTTCCGCGGCCTTTTGGGCGGCTTCTTCTGCGGCCTTTTGGGCGGCTTCTTCCGCAGCCTTTTGAGCGGCTACTTCCGCAGCCTTTTGAGCGGCTACTTCTGCAGCCTGCTGCGCGGCTTCTTCCGCAGCTTTTTGGGCGGCTTCTGCCGCAGCTTTCTGGGCGGCTTCTTCCGCAGCCTTTTGAGCGGCTTCTTCAGCTTCTCTGGCTAAGCGAGCTTGTTTCTCGGCTTCGGCAGCTATACGTCTTTTTTCCTCTTTAAGAGTCCTAAAGTGCGAAATACATAATACATTTAATaatgcaaaattatttaagTTATCACTTCTCACTTCTCTTCACGGCGTTTCTCTTCGCTTGCATTTTGAGCCCGTTTTTTCTCAACTTCCACTTCATCCAAGGCTTCTTCGTTTACTGTTAGCATGCGTTCTTGACGCAGACGCTGCTTCTCTTTCGACTCTACATCGACAGGATCCTCTAAGGGCCTAGGAGCAGAAAATTTTCTCGTTGGACGATTGGGATCCAAATCGGCATCTgcaagcaaacattttcattaatattttGATCAAAATTGATGGACAATTTAAAcctaaatttatttattgattaaaaATAAGTTTGAGCAAAAATGTGGATTACtcaattatttacaaaataatgTATCACTAATACTTACTATTCCAAATGAATTGTATTGTTGCCTACGGACGAGGCACGGTAAAATTGCAGACAGAGTAGACGCCAATGATTTTAGGGTAATTGTATGGCGTTAATGATAACCAAAAACATCAGGATGTGTacaatttaatcaaaatggGATGAATGTGTtaagcaaaaatgtttatgggtacgttatgtatatgtatgtacatttcaaaatacaaaatattttaggTATCAAGGCGGGTTCTGTGATTCCCATTTATTCAGCCttgcaatttatgtgcatgAATGTGTGTATATGGATTCAAACTAAATATAAGGAAAGGTTCAGATAAACAGAGTCAGGAAACACAAATTCaaccaaatgcattttttttgtgtcaaGTCATAAATTGTATACAATTTGTAAGCTATTTGTTTTACAGAAGTAATTCGATTAGTTTTAGAGAAAGTATTTTGAGAAGGCAAAAACTTAATTGTGGAACACAAATTGTAGATGAAAGACCTTACGACTCATACACAGATAAACCCACAGCAACTGTAGGGTATTCATTATTGACAGCAGTACTATCTCATCTAACAGTCCCCCTCAGCTAAACTTacgtttggtttttttttatttgtatgctcttaattatttaaaaaagttaagttttcaataaaaaattgtattaagtttattttcgtttatttttatttttctatatgGTGTATAGATTTGTTTATATTGGTTGAACTAGGCATGTGAGTTTGTATCTttatttaaatggattttggACTttaacaaatcaaatgaatagtaaaaattcaatattcaaATAGATCGAATGAAAAATGTTAGTGTCACAAATGATGCGATGACGTTGTTTATCAAGTTTGAATTACATTTGAATGTTCTCTAATCTGGCTTGTATAAATTAGTATGAGTAGTGAAAGCGCCGGGGTTTGTCAAGATCATTTGCACATCTTTTCTACCACGCAAAAGAAAGTcttttacatttgtttatataaataatagaagTGTATGTCCATACAAAAAATCAGGCATGTTATCATTTAGGCCTCAACTTCAACAGCTTCAACTGGAaagaatcaatcaatcataaAACATATAAAGTTAGTGAAATACAATGAACGTAACAAATCATAATGCAGCAATCAGATGAGTTTGTTAGGTACAAG from Drosophila subobscura isolate 14011-0131.10 chromosome O, UCBerk_Dsub_1.0, whole genome shotgun sequence encodes:
- the LOC117899197 gene encoding synaptic vesicle glycoprotein 2B-like, which translates into the protein MQNSFESNPQSVHSWDYDLILEKIGYGKTQWLLLIISGLLTITSVAAQQSMSIIVIASQCEFESTQADKGLMMAACVAGLFFSTYIWGYISDDIGRRKVLLCGVFASNILQFVLMFVTNIWTFNIINLLVGISIGGVSAAIYAYLSEFNTPKHRAVAINYSTMFVSVTAIYVPVTAWMVLSSNWSLSIGDFVFRPWRLIMFISLLPGLIGGLLLLRYPESPKLLLSQNKIDEAIQAVAWICKFNRGKSLKDLLSCDEFMLKPEAGSVENSMDNSHRFILSKIARATVPLFYKPHGFYFVISNLAVFGMFFSSNGMQFWFPEIVNRSSASLNDTSTVCQILMEYETKAENSTLACSDHISSKTYIDNVIVGVAFLIGFSIQGTLINPLGRKNVLMAALIIATFSGICLHFFGNRTAVLVLFCLYILLPGLSISIMLGAIVDLVPTHLRGKAVSFCMSLGRLGIIAATNLMGFMLQPYCNTTFAICNFILFVCVVLVYIIPIQTST
- the LOC117899196 gene encoding uncharacterized protein CG45076 isoform X1, which codes for MVYESGFTTRRTYSSRPVTTSYAVTYPSIQKVTRVYKSSYPIYSSYSIPRRIVTGARVVTSPFRVVTSPTRVVSRIIHSPSPVRVVRTTTRVISSPERTTYSYSTPTTYHSPALLSSYTSRYIPTSYTTYTPSYHYNPTTITRVYARSVSPVRITSSSVRPVPSYLKRLPPGYGARALTNYLNTEPFTTFSEETSRIRHRAQSLIRDLHTPVVRRARSCTPFPVTGYTYEPTSQMALDAYVARVTNPVRHIAKEVHNISHYPRPAVKYVDADLDPNRPTRKFSAPRPLEDPVDVESKEKQRLRQERMLTVNEEALDEVEVEKKRAQNASEEKRREEKTLKEEKRRIAAEAEKQARLAREAEEAAQKAAEEAAQKAAAEAAQKAAEEAAQQAAEVAAQKAAEVAAQKAAEEAAQKAAEEAAQKAAEEAAQKAAEEAAQKAAEEAAQKAAEEAAQKAAEEAAQQAAEEAAAEESRLIEEAALKAEEERLAKEALLEEEQRSREQELNRLAEIEKQAEEESEGDLARQAAELAEIARQEAEIAALELQAIQKVEGETNEPLIEEPTTPIEDQEPTIELSATIDEAVAPSGGESYDEEDDEEE